GCTCGTCGCCGGCAGGGCGTCATTGGATCGCTACTTGTTGCTGCCGCGGATGGCCTTTTCCTTCACAGCGGTCTCCCTGAGCTGCTCGTATATCTTCCTGGCCGCATCGACGCGCTTAAGCAGTTCATCGCCTTGAAGCGCCAACTGTTTGAGTTCCTGATCACCCTCTAACGTCACCAAGTCCTTGCTTTTGGCGTCGGCCACCAGTTTCTCGATTTGGCTGAGGCTGTCGAGTCGCTTGTCAAGCAACTGGTCGACATCCTCGAACTTCCACCATCTCAGGCCCTCACGACGCACGTAGATGGGCGTGGTGTGAGCATGACAGCCATTCGTGGCCCGGGTCACTGCCGCCAGCCAGCAACCGTGCCCGGCCTCCATGTCGAACTCGAGGACGATCTCGGTGTCGCCTTCCTTGGCAGGTTTGGCGACCCTGACCTCCTGGCCGAACTTGACGACCTTTACAGACTCCGGCTGCGAGAACTCGGTCTGCCCCATGGCCTTCACACGAACGTGGAGCTTGGCGTTGTCCTTGACCACGATCTCATCGCCGGGCAAGGCGTCGTTGACCGTGAACTCGATCATCGGGCCATTGGTCACGAACGTGCGACCCCGGCGCACGGCCTCGAACCAGGCATCCGGATCGAAAGCCTTTTCCCCAATGCACGCATAGAGCCGCACCT
This portion of the Phycisphaerae bacterium genome encodes:
- a CDS encoding CehA/McbA family metallohydrolase; the encoded protein is MTDKTYRPKRWIDMRKLGWFSGDDHVHGQILSDDDAARLMAWLVAEDVHLGNIVKMGDITRTYFEQRGFGKDYRVINSDYVLSPGQECPRTHQFIGHTISMNINSMVRDTNKYYLYDYVADTVHGQGGLWGYAHVNSGMFHVHRDMSVNVPKGKCDFAEVLQFGHLGTELWYQFLDLGFKVTASCGSDVPWGGTIGEVRLYACIGEKAFDPDAWFEAVRRGRTFVTNGPMIEFTVNDALPGDEIVVKDNAKLHVRVKAMGQTEFSQPESVKVVKFGQEVRVAKPAKEGDTEIVLEFDMEAGHGCWLAAVTRATNGCHAHTTPIYVRREGLRWWKFEDVDQLLDKRLDSLSQIEKLVADAKSKDLVTLEGDQELKQLALQGDELLKRVDAARKIYEQLRETAVKEKAIRGSNK